The Amycolatopsis mongoliensis genome includes a window with the following:
- a CDS encoding LPXTG cell wall anchor domain-containing protein codes for MTRSVTKAAVLTAVLFPLVGAGVAGAQSQAVDEKTGPVSFANIASVRIGSEGQKGGALITETQRSPLLPGQSKLGTDRVSVPKDDGERATFGGHYQIDLGRYSNGNPYPAGVASRDHNVVAALQATTVPTAVAETTYALRDTWQGGAKPVDDTVLVLEGAKTAVDCTGPVKLTGTSSVTRLWVRQDGGLGIVPMPGGNAGLELKNLRLGPPGDITNAGKDTTLSDLRLTRVGAFDQLIRQDGWRGGDYTAVAGWRVEITTHVKDAAGAALQDVRTTIVLGGVSCSVPKGFVAKAGGTAGGTNASQAAVPTQVPAGYLGAAAPDTGSDGSRVPLGIGLLFGGVFFGAVALLLGRRRKSGTD; via the coding sequence ATGACCCGTTCCGTGACGAAAGCAGCCGTACTGACGGCCGTCCTCTTCCCGCTGGTCGGCGCCGGGGTGGCCGGGGCGCAGAGCCAGGCCGTCGACGAGAAGACCGGGCCGGTCTCGTTCGCGAACATCGCGTCGGTCCGGATCGGCAGCGAGGGCCAGAAGGGCGGCGCGCTGATCACCGAGACCCAGCGCTCCCCGCTGCTGCCCGGCCAGTCGAAGCTCGGCACGGACCGCGTCTCGGTGCCCAAGGACGACGGCGAGCGCGCCACCTTCGGCGGGCACTACCAGATCGACCTCGGCCGCTACAGCAACGGCAACCCCTACCCGGCGGGCGTCGCGAGCCGGGACCACAACGTCGTCGCCGCGCTGCAGGCGACCACCGTGCCCACCGCCGTCGCCGAGACCACCTACGCGCTGCGCGACACCTGGCAGGGCGGCGCGAAGCCGGTCGACGACACCGTGCTCGTCCTCGAAGGCGCGAAGACGGCGGTGGACTGCACCGGGCCGGTGAAGCTCACCGGCACGTCGTCGGTGACCCGGTTGTGGGTGCGCCAGGACGGCGGGCTCGGCATCGTCCCGATGCCCGGCGGCAACGCGGGCCTCGAGCTGAAGAACCTCCGGCTCGGCCCGCCCGGCGACATCACGAACGCCGGCAAGGACACCACGCTCTCCGATCTCAGGCTGACCCGCGTCGGCGCGTTCGACCAGCTGATCCGCCAGGACGGCTGGCGGGGCGGCGACTACACCGCCGTCGCCGGCTGGCGCGTGGAGATCACCACCCACGTCAAGGACGCGGCGGGGGCCGCGCTCCAGGACGTCCGGACGACGATCGTGCTCGGCGGGGTCAGCTGCTCGGTCCCGAAGGGCTTCGTCGCGAAGGCCGGGGGCACCGCGGGCGGCACGAACGCCTCGCAGGCCGCCGTGCCGACGCAGGTCCCGGCCGGGTACCTCGGCGCGGCCGCGCCCGACACCGGCAGCGACGGCTCGCGCGTGCCGCTCGGCATCGGCCTGCTCTTCGGCGGGGTGTTCTTCGGGGCCGTCGCGCTGCTACTGGGCAGGCGGCGCAAGTCCGGGACGGACTAG
- a CDS encoding class F sortase, translating to MLRTGLAAVSAALAVAAFAAGVIVLTWLPPTTTQAAAPPPGSLPGENAAPAVLPADSESAAQQRPGTVRLPDGATARLVRTELTDRGVLPIPRGLGDAAWWGAKLGAAQGAALLSGHVNWEGHRGPFDELWRMRDGDDVSVVDARGGRWVYRVDDVVTLPKETLPEQAAKWFAQDGPHRLVLVTCGGDYVGGTEGYDENRLVTARLVTRPTG from the coding sequence GTGCTGCGCACCGGGCTGGCCGCCGTCTCGGCGGCGCTGGCCGTGGCCGCCTTCGCGGCCGGGGTGATCGTGCTGACCTGGCTGCCGCCGACGACCACCCAGGCCGCCGCGCCGCCGCCCGGCTCGCTGCCGGGGGAGAACGCGGCCCCGGCCGTGCTGCCCGCGGACAGCGAGTCCGCCGCGCAGCAGCGTCCGGGCACGGTCCGGCTGCCCGACGGTGCCACCGCCCGCCTGGTCCGGACGGAACTCACCGACCGTGGCGTGCTGCCGATCCCGCGCGGCCTGGGTGACGCCGCCTGGTGGGGCGCCAAGCTGGGCGCGGCCCAGGGCGCCGCGCTGCTGTCCGGGCACGTGAACTGGGAGGGCCACCGCGGCCCGTTCGACGAGCTCTGGCGGATGCGCGACGGCGACGACGTCAGCGTCGTCGACGCGAGGGGCGGCCGCTGGGTCTACCGCGTCGACGACGTGGTGACGCTCCCGAAGGAGACGCTGCCGGAGCAGGCGGCGAAGTGGTTCGCCCAGGACGGCCCGCACCGGCTGGTCCTGGTGACCTGCGGCGGCGACTACGTCGGCGGCACCGAGGGCTACGACGAGAACCGCCTGGTCACGGCCCGGCTGGTGACGCGCCCCACCGGCTGA
- a CDS encoding ArsR/SmtB family transcription factor, producing the protein MATVTGGGAQPGLGECAPVAAEAPAHPPASVLTDAGDLLRALAAPVRIAIVLQLRAADRCVHELVDALDVAQPLISQHLRVLKTAGVVQGERRGREVVYRLADDHLAHIVVDAVAHVQEGQ; encoded by the coding sequence ATGGCGACAGTCACCGGCGGTGGCGCCCAGCCGGGCCTCGGGGAGTGCGCACCGGTGGCGGCCGAAGCGCCGGCACACCCGCCGGCGTCGGTCCTGACCGACGCGGGCGACCTGCTGCGCGCGCTGGCGGCGCCGGTCCGGATCGCGATCGTGCTGCAGCTGCGCGCGGCCGACCGGTGCGTGCACGAGCTGGTGGACGCCCTCGACGTCGCCCAGCCGCTGATCAGCCAGCACCTGCGGGTGCTGAAGACCGCCGGGGTGGTCCAGGGCGAGCGCCGCGGCCGCGAGGTCGTCTACCGGCTCGCCGACGACCACCTGGCGCACATCGTCGTCGACGCCGTCGCCCACGTGCAGGAAGGACAGTGA
- a CDS encoding Fur family transcriptional regulator, whose amino-acid sequence MNAAAPRSQAPVPGRRSTRQRAAVVELLSTVDDFRSAQELHDELRKRGDGIGLTTVYRTLQSLSEAGEIDVLRTDSGEAIYRRCSAHHHHHLVCRLCGRTVEVEGPAVERWAEKIAAEHGFSEISHTVEITGTCAEH is encoded by the coding sequence ATGAACGCCGCCGCGCCGCGCAGCCAGGCCCCGGTGCCCGGGCGCCGATCGACCCGCCAGCGAGCCGCGGTCGTCGAGCTGCTGAGCACCGTCGACGACTTCCGCTCGGCCCAGGAACTGCACGACGAGCTGCGCAAACGCGGCGACGGCATCGGCCTGACGACGGTCTACCGCACGCTGCAGTCGTTGTCGGAAGCCGGCGAGATCGACGTGCTGCGCACGGACTCGGGCGAGGCGATCTACCGGCGCTGCTCGGCGCACCACCACCATCACCTGGTGTGCCGCCTGTGCGGCCGCACGGTGGAGGTCGAGGGGCCGGCGGTGGAGCGCTGGGCGGAGAAGATCGCGGCCGAGCACGGCTTTTCGGAGATCTCGCACACGGTGGAGATCACCGGGACCTGCGCGGAGCACTGA